Proteins from one Maridesulfovibrio ferrireducens genomic window:
- a CDS encoding DUF2703 domain-containing protein: MMKMVIKWQRLVNDAGETCERCSCTGEATEAAFDKLRLGLREIGIKVQLETISIDQNNFFANPIDSNRILIDDISLEEWLDGIIGSSKCCGPCGDSECRTLIVAGQSYEAIPEQLIIRAGLLAAAAKFKGIKLIDDLRH, encoded by the coding sequence ATGATGAAAATGGTAATAAAATGGCAACGGTTAGTGAATGACGCTGGCGAAACATGCGAACGTTGTTCGTGCACTGGAGAAGCGACCGAAGCCGCTTTTGACAAGCTCAGGCTAGGCTTGCGTGAAATTGGAATAAAAGTGCAGCTCGAAACAATAAGCATTGATCAGAATAATTTTTTTGCTAACCCAATTGATTCTAACAGAATATTAATTGATGACATTTCTCTGGAAGAATGGCTTGATGGAATCATAGGCTCCAGCAAATGTTGTGGGCCATGCGGAGATTCTGAATGCCGAACTCTTATAGTCGCCGGACAATCGTATGAGGCGATTCCTGAACAACTCATCATCCGGGCAGGTCTTCTAGCTGCAGCTGCGAAGTTTAAGGGAATTAAGCTTATTGACGACCTGCGTCATTGA
- a CDS encoding DUF6573 family protein, translating to MVINSDPLFNLIYAYTRKQAVEDGNLIDVTAQAKESGFKVPVCVSLNLHAKYITPPSGLEGEGQSTTVMGLFRIIC from the coding sequence ATGGTTATTAATAGCGATCCACTGTTTAATCTTATCTACGCATATACACGGAAACAAGCTGTCGAAGATGGCAATTTAATTGATGTTACAGCGCAAGCGAAGGAATCAGGATTCAAGGTTCCAGTCTGCGTATCATTAAATCTACACGCAAAATACATCACACCACCCAGCGGACTTGAAGGTGAAGGGCAGAGCACTACAGTTATGGGATTATTCAGGATCATCTGCTGA